A stretch of Cupriavidus necator DNA encodes these proteins:
- a CDS encoding isovaleryl-CoA dehydrogenase: protein MTELPGLKFDLGEDIEMLRNSVRDWAQAELAPRAGEIDRTDQFPMDAWKKMGDLGVLGITVAEEYGGANMGYLAHMIAMEEISRASASVGLSYGAHSNLCVNQIHRNGTPAQKAKYLPKLVSGEWIGALAMSEPNAGSDVVSMKLRAEFKGDRYVLNGTKMWITNGPDCDVLVVYAKTEPELGARGMTAFIVEKGMKGFSVAQKLDKLGMRGSHTGELVFQDVEVPVENILGAENGGAKVLMSGLDYERAVLSGGPVGIMQACMDVVTPYIHDRKQFGQSIGEFQLIQGKVADMYTTLQAARSYLYTVGKNLDALGSGHVRQVRKDCAAVILYTAEKATWMAGETVQILGGNGYINEYPAGRLWRDAKLYEIGAGTSEIRRMLIGRELFAETM from the coding sequence ATGACCGAACTGCCAGGCCTGAAATTCGATCTGGGCGAAGACATCGAGATGCTGCGCAACTCCGTGCGCGACTGGGCCCAGGCCGAGCTGGCCCCGCGCGCCGGCGAGATCGACCGCACCGACCAGTTCCCGATGGACGCCTGGAAGAAGATGGGCGACCTGGGCGTGCTGGGCATTACCGTGGCCGAGGAATACGGCGGCGCCAACATGGGCTACCTGGCGCACATGATTGCGATGGAAGAAATCAGCCGCGCCTCGGCGTCGGTCGGCCTGTCGTACGGCGCGCATTCCAACCTGTGCGTGAACCAGATCCACCGCAACGGCACGCCGGCGCAGAAGGCGAAGTACCTGCCCAAGCTGGTCTCGGGCGAATGGATCGGCGCGCTGGCCATGAGCGAGCCCAATGCCGGCTCCGACGTGGTCAGCATGAAGCTGCGCGCCGAGTTCAAGGGCGACCGCTACGTGCTCAACGGCACCAAGATGTGGATCACCAACGGCCCGGACTGCGACGTGCTGGTGGTCTATGCCAAGACCGAGCCTGAGCTGGGCGCGCGCGGCATGACCGCCTTTATCGTCGAAAAGGGCATGAAGGGCTTCTCGGTGGCGCAGAAGCTGGACAAGCTGGGCATGCGCGGCTCGCACACCGGCGAACTGGTGTTCCAGGACGTGGAAGTGCCGGTCGAGAACATCCTTGGCGCCGAGAACGGCGGCGCCAAGGTGCTGATGAGCGGGCTGGACTACGAGCGCGCGGTGCTGTCCGGCGGCCCGGTCGGGATCATGCAGGCGTGCATGGACGTGGTCACGCCGTATATCCACGACCGCAAGCAGTTCGGCCAGAGCATCGGCGAATTCCAGCTGATCCAGGGCAAGGTGGCCGACATGTACACCACGCTGCAGGCCGCGCGCAGCTACCTGTACACGGTCGGCAAGAACCTGGACGCGCTGGGCAGCGGGCACGTGCGCCAGGTGCGCAAGGACTGCGCCGCGGTGATCCTGTACACCGCCGAGAAGGCCACCTGGATGGCGGGCGAGACCGTGCAGATCCTGGGCGGCAACGGCTATATCAATGAATACCCGGCCGGCCGCCTGTGGCGCGACGCCAAGCTGTACGAGATCGGCGCCGGCACCTCGGAAATCCGCCGCATGCTGATCGGCCGCGAGCTGTTCGCCGAAACCATGTAA
- a CDS encoding PaaI family thioesterase: MTSSNASAVPAEPGSLSAARADAIATSFSRQGLMTTFGATLRRVDRGEVELAMPWSDGVTQQHGFFHGGVVGALADSACGYAALTMVGEDEAGLTAEYKINLLSPAQGERLVAVGRVLKPGRTLIVAQGDVYVEQDSRRKQVATMLMTLCVVKTLGHV, encoded by the coding sequence ATGACGTCATCCAACGCCAGTGCCGTACCCGCTGAACCAGGATCGCTGTCCGCCGCGCGCGCCGACGCTATCGCCACCAGCTTTTCCCGCCAGGGGCTGATGACCACCTTTGGCGCGACCCTGCGGCGGGTGGACCGCGGCGAGGTCGAGCTGGCCATGCCGTGGTCCGACGGCGTGACCCAGCAGCACGGCTTCTTCCACGGCGGCGTGGTGGGTGCGCTGGCAGACAGCGCCTGCGGCTACGCCGCGCTGACGATGGTGGGCGAAGATGAGGCGGGCCTGACCGCCGAGTACAAGATCAACCTGCTGTCTCCCGCCCAGGGCGAACGCCTGGTGGCGGTGGGGCGGGTCCTCAAGCCCGGGCGCACGCTGATCGTGGCACAGGGCGATGTCTATGTCGAGCAGGACAGCCGCCGCAAGCAGGTGGCCACCATGCTGATGACGCTGTGCGTGGTCAAGACACTGGGCCACGTCTGA
- a CDS encoding MerR family transcriptional regulator, whose amino-acid sequence MSATPAAASATYTITDLAREFDITPRAIRFYEDQGLLSPEREGPGGRKRVYNGRERTRLKLTLRGKRLGLTLNEIREILDLYESPRDTAPQLERFLHSLAAHRRTLERQMEDLQAQLAEIDQHERQCRALLAAQTGKQQPATEDGDAPARTSVA is encoded by the coding sequence ATGTCAGCGACGCCAGCGGCGGCTTCCGCCACCTACACCATCACCGACCTTGCGCGTGAATTCGACATCACGCCCCGGGCCATCCGTTTCTACGAGGACCAGGGTCTGCTGTCGCCGGAGCGCGAAGGGCCGGGCGGGCGCAAGCGGGTCTACAACGGCCGTGAACGGACCCGGCTGAAGCTGACACTGCGCGGCAAGAGGTTGGGGCTTACTCTCAATGAGATCCGCGAGATCCTTGACCTCTACGAGTCACCACGCGACACAGCCCCGCAGCTGGAGCGCTTCCTGCACTCGCTCGCGGCGCACCGGCGCACGCTTGAGCGGCAGATGGAAGACCTGCAGGCGCAACTGGCCGAGATCGACCAGCATGAGCGCCAGTGCAGGGCTTTGCTGGCCGCGCAGACCGGCAAGCAGCAACCGGCCACGGAAGACGGCGATGCGCCGGCCCGGACCTCGGTCGCCTGA
- a CDS encoding MBL fold metallo-hydrolase, whose amino-acid sequence MNALEHQLQYPFGDTMPEPGSRQEVAPGVYWLRMPLPFALDHINLWLLRDRLDGRDGWTIIDCGITNDIIKGHWETIFANELEGLPVVRVLVTHSHPDHVGLAHWLCKRFGVRLWMSLGDYMSARVMGSGTGAGSSAGGDAAAAHFALHGLTDADSQEKLRARKTYYPSLVPELPAQYRRMMEGDTVRIGTDAATSAWRVITGFGHSPEHVALYNAATNVLISGDMVLPRISTNVSVFDMEPEGNSLQLYLDSLGKYEPLPQDVLILPSHGRPFRNLHTRIMQLREHHADRLAETLEACGEKACSAHDIVSVIFKRQFDIHQMTFAMGESLAHLHCLWHRGELVRETGDDGVIRFRAA is encoded by the coding sequence ATGAACGCACTCGAACACCAGCTCCAATACCCGTTCGGCGACACCATGCCCGAGCCCGGCTCCAGGCAGGAAGTCGCCCCCGGCGTCTACTGGCTGCGCATGCCGCTGCCGTTCGCGCTCGACCATATCAACCTGTGGCTGCTGCGCGACCGCCTGGACGGCCGCGACGGCTGGACCATCATCGACTGCGGCATCACCAACGACATCATCAAGGGCCACTGGGAAACCATCTTCGCCAATGAGCTGGAAGGACTGCCGGTGGTGCGCGTGCTGGTGACGCACAGCCACCCCGACCACGTCGGCCTGGCGCACTGGCTGTGCAAGCGCTTCGGCGTGCGGCTGTGGATGAGCCTGGGCGACTACATGAGCGCGCGCGTGATGGGCAGCGGCACCGGTGCCGGCTCCAGCGCGGGCGGCGACGCCGCCGCCGCGCACTTCGCGCTGCACGGCCTGACCGATGCCGACAGCCAGGAAAAGCTGCGCGCGCGCAAGACCTACTACCCGTCGCTGGTGCCGGAGCTGCCGGCGCAGTACCGCCGCATGATGGAGGGCGACACGGTGCGGATCGGCACCGATGCGGCGACCTCGGCCTGGCGCGTGATCACCGGCTTCGGCCATTCGCCCGAGCATGTGGCACTGTACAACGCCGCCACCAATGTGCTGATCTCCGGCGACATGGTGCTGCCGCGCATCTCGACCAATGTCAGCGTGTTCGACATGGAGCCCGAAGGCAATTCGCTGCAGCTCTACCTGGATTCGCTCGGCAAGTACGAACCGCTGCCGCAGGACGTGCTGATCCTGCCCTCGCATGGCCGCCCCTTCCGCAACCTGCATACCCGCATCATGCAGCTGCGCGAGCACCATGCCGACCGCCTCGCCGAAACGCTCGAAGCCTGCGGCGAGAAGGCCTGCAGCGCGCACGACATCGTCAGCGTGATCTTCAAGCGCCAGTTCGACATCCACCAGATGACCTTCGCCATGGGCGAGTCGCTGGCCCACCTGCACTGCCTGTGGCACCGCGGCGAACTGGTGCGGGAAACCGGCGACGACGGCGTGATCCGCTTCCGCGCGGCCTGA
- a CDS encoding helical backbone metal receptor — protein sequence MWRDAIGQQHAAASGVVRIASLVPSVTELLFALGMARQMVARTGFCIHPEPAVCAVPKVGGTKDVNVARLRELAPTHVVVNIDENRRETVDEIRAFVPNVIVTHPCAPEDNLGLYQLLGGIFGCHAEAEALCTALQVQLDAIRVRAWPARRVLYAIWQDPWMTVSRDTYISRMLALANWHTWPEGSAALQACAGGDCSRPNAPGDRYPTFRWSDALVRELDLVLLSTEPYRFTEDHADALERQLGKPVLLVDGEMLSWYGSRAIDGVRYLAALAAAN from the coding sequence ATGTGGCGCGACGCCATCGGCCAGCAGCATGCCGCCGCCAGCGGGGTGGTGCGGATCGCGTCGCTGGTGCCGTCGGTGACTGAGTTGCTGTTCGCGCTCGGGATGGCCCGGCAGATGGTGGCACGCACCGGCTTCTGCATCCACCCGGAACCGGCCGTGTGCGCGGTGCCCAAGGTCGGCGGCACCAAGGACGTGAACGTGGCGCGGCTGCGCGAGCTGGCACCCACGCACGTGGTGGTCAATATCGATGAGAACCGGCGCGAGACCGTGGACGAAATCCGCGCATTCGTGCCCAATGTGATCGTCACCCATCCATGCGCGCCGGAAGACAACCTGGGGCTGTACCAGCTGCTGGGCGGGATCTTCGGCTGCCACGCCGAGGCCGAGGCGCTGTGCACGGCGCTGCAGGTGCAGCTCGATGCCATCCGCGTGCGCGCGTGGCCGGCTCGCCGCGTGCTGTATGCGATCTGGCAGGACCCGTGGATGACGGTGTCGCGCGATACCTATATCAGCCGCATGCTGGCATTGGCCAACTGGCACACCTGGCCCGAGGGCAGTGCCGCATTGCAGGCCTGCGCGGGCGGCGACTGCAGCCGCCCCAACGCGCCTGGCGATCGCTATCCCACCTTCCGCTGGAGCGACGCGCTGGTGCGCGAGCTCGACCTGGTGCTGCTGTCGACCGAGCCCTACCGCTTCACCGAAGACCACGCCGACGCGCTCGAGCGCCAGCTTGGCAAGCCGGTGCTGCTGGTCGACGGCGAGATGCTGTCCTGGTACGGCAGCCGCGCCATCGACGGGGTGCGCTACCTGGCGGCACTGGCGGCCGCCAACTAG
- a CDS encoding SDR family oxidoreductase: MRPLKVFLTGASSGLGQALAREYASQGAILGLVARREDALREFVATLPNPGAVRVYGADVRDADAMARAAGDFLGHFGCPDVVIANAGVSVGTVASEREDLDAFRQVMDTNWFGVLTTFQPFMHAMQEREPGHFGRRGTLVGIASVAGVRGLPGAGAYSASKSAVIKLLESLRLEQRAHGIRVVTIAPGYIRTPMTAHNPYRMPFLTDADVFARKAVRVIAAGRRFRVIPWPMGVVAALLHVMPRWLYDALAAGAPRKPRRADPPQEP, encoded by the coding sequence ATGCGTCCCCTCAAAGTCTTCCTCACCGGCGCCTCCAGCGGCCTGGGCCAGGCTCTCGCGCGCGAATACGCGTCGCAAGGCGCCATCCTCGGGCTGGTGGCGCGCCGCGAGGACGCGCTGCGCGAGTTTGTCGCCACGCTGCCCAACCCGGGCGCGGTGCGCGTCTACGGCGCCGATGTGCGCGATGCCGACGCCATGGCGCGTGCCGCTGGAGACTTCCTCGGCCATTTCGGCTGCCCGGACGTGGTGATCGCCAATGCCGGGGTCTCGGTCGGCACCGTCGCCAGCGAGCGCGAGGACCTCGACGCCTTCCGCCAGGTGATGGATACCAACTGGTTCGGCGTGCTGACCACCTTCCAGCCGTTCATGCATGCGATGCAGGAGCGCGAGCCCGGCCACTTCGGGCGCCGCGGCACGCTGGTGGGCATTGCCAGTGTCGCCGGCGTGCGCGGGCTGCCGGGCGCGGGCGCCTACAGCGCGTCCAAGTCGGCGGTGATCAAGCTGCTGGAAAGCCTGCGGCTGGAGCAGCGCGCGCACGGCATCCGCGTGGTCACGATCGCGCCCGGCTATATCCGCACGCCGATGACCGCGCACAACCCGTACCGCATGCCGTTCCTGACCGATGCCGACGTGTTCGCGCGCAAGGCCGTGCGGGTAATCGCGGCAGGACGGCGCTTCCGCGTGATTCCGTGGCCGATGGGCGTGGTGGCGGCGCTGCTGCACGTGATGCCGCGCTGGCTCTACGATGCGCTGGCCGCGGGCGCTCCGCGCAAGCCGCGGCGCGCCGACCCGCCGCAGGAGCCCTGA
- a CDS encoding thiol:disulfide interchange protein DsbA/DsbL, whose protein sequence is MKKLAALFAMFAAVGGLLMSAPSRAAPAEGKEYQVLKAAQPVAAGKIEVTEFFWYGCPHCYDFEPDLEAWVRKQGGNVVFKRVPVAFRDDLLPHTKIFYALEAIGKLDAMHNKVFNAIHVDRKRMTDPNEIADFMAKNGVDRKAFLDAYNSFTVTTNSQRANKIADAYKIDGVPTVVVQGKYVTSPSIAGNKQGAIQTMDYLVDQVKAKKM, encoded by the coding sequence ATGAAAAAACTCGCCGCACTGTTCGCCATGTTCGCCGCCGTGGGCGGCCTGCTGATGTCCGCCCCGTCCCGGGCGGCGCCCGCCGAGGGCAAGGAATACCAGGTCCTGAAGGCGGCCCAACCGGTCGCCGCGGGCAAGATCGAGGTGACCGAGTTCTTCTGGTACGGCTGCCCGCACTGCTACGATTTCGAGCCGGACCTGGAAGCCTGGGTCAGGAAGCAGGGCGGCAACGTGGTCTTCAAGCGCGTGCCGGTCGCGTTCCGTGACGACCTGCTGCCGCACACCAAGATCTTCTATGCGCTGGAAGCCATCGGCAAGCTCGACGCCATGCACAACAAGGTCTTCAACGCCATCCACGTGGACCGCAAGCGCATGACGGACCCCAACGAGATCGCCGACTTCATGGCCAAGAACGGCGTGGACCGCAAGGCCTTCCTGGATGCCTACAACTCGTTCACGGTGACCACCAACTCGCAGCGCGCCAACAAGATCGCCGACGCCTACAAGATCGACGGCGTGCCGACCGTGGTGGTGCAGGGCAAGTACGTGACCTCGCCGTCGATTGCCGGCAACAAGCAGGGCGCGATCCAGACCATGGATTACCTGGTGGATCAGGTTAAGGCGAAGAAGATGTAA
- a CDS encoding SPOR domain-containing protein — MQQQRKRESRHVRRNQQRGGTFLGLVLGLIVGLAIAVVVALYITKSPTPFQQKSAPRPSEPGNVTSQLPPPAQRADEGPSDPNKPLWSKTPAKPVGQAPEPEPKQNGQHGQNGQQPPVAVARPAEKPVEKPVEKPADKPVASKPAEKPVADPIAEIAQADANKVGYLLQVGAFRSSDDADRQKANLAMQGFEARITERDVNGVKMYRVRLGPFNRIEDMNKARDRLQSSGFEASVIRFTKQ; from the coding sequence ATGCAACAGCAACGCAAGCGCGAGTCGCGCCATGTCCGCCGCAACCAGCAACGCGGCGGTACGTTCCTGGGCCTGGTGCTCGGGCTGATCGTCGGGCTGGCCATCGCCGTGGTGGTCGCCCTGTACATCACCAAGTCTCCGACCCCGTTCCAGCAGAAGAGTGCCCCGCGCCCGAGCGAGCCGGGCAATGTCACCAGCCAGCTGCCGCCGCCGGCCCAGCGCGCCGACGAGGGCCCGAGCGACCCCAACAAGCCGCTGTGGAGCAAGACCCCGGCCAAGCCGGTGGGCCAGGCGCCCGAGCCGGAACCGAAGCAGAACGGCCAGCATGGCCAGAACGGCCAGCAACCCCCGGTGGCCGTCGCCCGTCCGGCCGAGAAGCCGGTGGAAAAGCCCGTGGAGAAGCCGGCTGACAAGCCTGTCGCCAGCAAGCCGGCCGAGAAGCCGGTGGCCGACCCGATCGCCGAGATCGCCCAGGCCGATGCCAACAAGGTGGGCTACCTGCTGCAGGTGGGCGCGTTCCGCTCGTCGGACGACGCCGACCGCCAGAAGGCCAACCTGGCGATGCAGGGCTTCGAAGCCCGGATCACCGAGCGCGATGTCAACGGCGTCAAGATGTACCGGGTGCGCCTGGGGCCGTTCAACCGCATCGAAGACATGAACAAGGCACGCGACCGGCTGCAGTCGTCCGGCTTCGAGGCCTCGGTGATCCGCTTCACCAAGCAGTAA